TTCTTCTGCGACTGAAATTACAAAGCGATAAACATATCTCAAAATGGCAATGATAGACAAAAAAAAAGTATGAACGGATTTTTTTTTATGAAATAGCCTGCTATATTGTTTTCTTGTACAGTACTTAAAACATAAAAAGGTATGCTTATTAAAGTTCCACATCTTAGACGTTGTTGATTTGGTTCCACCAGCTTTCTAGATATCGTGGCATTGTCTCCACAATGGTGTACCAGAACAGTCAACACACAGCGATCCACCTTCGCCAAGCGAAGATTATATATAGTAAACAGACTGGAGAAGATCTGCATTCTACATTTTTTCAGGGTAGGTACAAAGGAAAATATAGTTGCTGATTTCTTTTTATTTTCGGTTGTTTTAAACACTGTTGATGAACTGTAGGCTGGCTTCGGATATTAGAACTCAGAAGGTTTCCCCCTTCATTCTTGACAAAAAGGGTGCAAGGAGTTAGGAGACATAGTGAAATACTGATCTATTTTGATGCATATTTTGGGAAGTTTTATGAATAATAGCATAGCAGAAACAAAATTTTGGAACAAAAAATATTCAGCACACGGTATCTGAAGAGCACAGAAAGGGCATGCATTGTTTCAACTGAAAAAAAGAACAATTTCAAAAGCCCCACATATATATGGATTAGGAAAAGAAGAGAATAGTACCATATGCAACAAGGAGTTCTGGATCAGCATATACATCAACCAGCACCTGAAAATATAGCAATACCACAGCATCATAATGTGTACGATTTTTTTTGGAACCAGTTAAAACAAAGATTTGGAACCCTGTAGATTAAATTGCACACATATCAGCATGCAAAACCATGCTGAAGTTAAAGCAGAGTCCAACGAAGATGCCAATCCAGATTCCAGAGAGAAACAGTGTTTACACTAACAAATTTTCCTTATGAAGGGGATGGTTAACTAGTTCAGGGTTAAAAAAAAGGACAATTGTGAATATCATCACCTCAGGAAGTGAGCCTAGCTCACCTGGGTAGGGGAGGATGTACAATCCCACCACCTGGTTTATGTCCTTGTGGACACGGATTTGGGTTCCTACTTATTATATTGTCAGGGGGCTCCCCTATTTTCCATCACCTCAAATCCATAATTCAAAGCCTTTATGTGCTATATTGCAAGGAGGAAAGTAAGAAGAAGGATAGATAGATATTGCTATGATGAGCTAGCTTAGATGGTAACTAAGTTATAATAAATGAAAGTTCCCATCACAACCTTGCAAAAGATTCTCAGCAATTTCAGGACTTGTGTGCAAGGTGTACAATCGTGGATTTAAAATCAGGACTATGGGCCAACTGGCCACAGAAGGATAAGTCAAGTACAAGATGTACCATGTCACTAAGTTAGCCGTTGCCAGAATCATGTATCAATGGTTGTCATTGCGCTAATATTACGTCCATGTAACACAATCTAAGCTCTAAACTTGACAAAATTAGCACTAAAATATATCTTGCAGATGCTACAAGAAAAAAGAactgagatttgcttggaactgtgGATACTGAGGAACAACTTAAACTGGAAGCAACATTTACTTGATAAAAAGGTTGATTTGGTCCTTTAGATAACTTCTCCACATTTGCCGTCTCCATCCATGACTTGGATTCACAGCACACAGGATCCATGCCACATATCACAGCTCTATATCCTTCAGCAGGAGAAATCAAAAGACAAAGTGTCTCACATGAATGAATCGTGAGTGCTGAACTACAAAAATTAAGCCTAATGACAAACAAATGAATAAAGATAAAAAAATATCTCAAATCTTTCAAACCATATACTACTACAGTATAATTACCTAAATATAGGTCACACCTACATATCAGCTAGAGATACATATGATTACTTTCAGTGGTTCAGTTCAGTCTCCGACTGTAGGAACGCAAACTTGAACAACTTAACAATCGACAAACTATTGTTGACAAAAAAAGATAGTGACCAACACTGATATGTTTACTtagaaatactccctccgttccaaaatagatgacccaactttgtactaactttagtacaaagttgggtcatctattttggaacggagggagtaacaatCAATGGAATTATTAGCAGTCCTTTAGCATGCCAGAGCTTTTAACAATAACAGATGGTGCAAAATTACTCACCATGTACTTTGTGGCGTACTTTCTGCCCTAGTCGAAACTCATATTTCACACTTTGGTAGGCCAGGGCTTTAGCAGAAAGTGCCAGAGAATCACCCTACATGACATTTGAAGTAAAGCTATTTAACATAATCATGACATGACTGGTGCACCTAAGTTTTGGCATACCTCAAGCTTAGAGATTGTGTCACGCAGCTCAGCTGCCAAAGCATAGTTCTCGCTCTCAATAGCATTCTGCAAATCTGCACTGCAACAAAAGGATAAAGGTGAGCTCTCTGCCAAATGAACCAACTTTGGAGTGTTCCACAACAAATTTTCCCTTACGAGATTAGCCTATATGTTAATTAAGAAAATGGAGCACCAGAGCATAATCATTATATTGGGAAAATGTACATGTTATAGTATTTTAAATCTTCTCCTTACGGGTACCAAGGAAATATCAACATACCGCGCGCGTAGGAGATTTAAAGATTTATCCTGAGCTTCATTCTTCGATGAACCTCTTTTAGCTTCACGCTGCCTAGTTACCTCTGTTTCGATCTACAAAATAAGAGATAAGACTTTCTTCACAGAGAAATTATCCTCAAAATTCACTTATCTTAGAAGTGAACGCCATTAAGGTACCTCAGCAAGCTTTTCCCTTAATTGCTTTGCCGCATCAAACTGCTCTATATTCAATGCATACTGGCAAGAACCAAGCAGAGTTCAATAGTGAGGTTCGATTTGCATAAATAATTATCAAACATTTGGATGTATCAGTTGTCAGTGGAAACAACAGTGAAACGATGTTAGATTCAACTAGTAAACTGTAATCTAGACAATTGACTGGTAAAAAATTACAGTATGACAGATATTAGTAATTGCGGTGAGGTGGTGGCAAAGAAGCAAACACTCACCTGTATCCGAGTCTGTACATCCAGCTGAAAGTAGAAGATCAAGATGTCTTCGTTAGCAGACTCACTGCGCTCCAGCCTCGCGGCCGCATTATTGTTACTGTTACTGTTACGAGCATCTCCTCCAAAGAACCATCTGGCATTGGTCCTTACTGTGGTGTTTATTTTTCCACGGTTGGTCCCCATGTGCAGCTTTTCCGCACACCAGCGCCACGCGTATGCCCCACGGCTTGCAGGATTTATTTTGTAACAGAACCTCAGATCATTCCTAGCAACACAGGCTGATCTGCAGTTTGTTCCGTGGGGCGCGGCGACCGAATCGCACACAGATATGCCTTGCATTGTATATACGCAATGTGATAGGTCCAAAACATGCACGGGTCGATCGCCACAGCTGGAGCGGCACAATACCCACACCTACATACAGTCGTAAGCAGCTAGTTAATGGGACATACAACTGCACCAGAGCACACAAACAAACAATGACATGCTCTAATAAGATGAACTGAAGCAACTTTGCCTGAAACTCGTTATAATTCTGCTAAATAGGTTGAAACCACAAAATACACCTGAATTAACAAAGGCGTATTCCTATTTAAAAGCAGTGCTAGAAATCCTACTTAAAAAAAATTGCGGGGCATGTTCTTCTAATCCCTAAATGTTGGTCAATCTGTTTTTGAGTTGCAGAACTGGCGTTCAAGTATCGAGACGAGAGGGGGACGATGCTAcagggtgcggcggcggcggggcacggaaAAATCAAGGCGGGGCGGGGAGGGAGCAGAGCTCGGTTACCGGAGGCGGCGGCCTTGGGCTTGGGGGAGAGGAGGAAAGCACGGTGCGGCGCCGGTACACGCAGCGAGGGACCGCTGGAGCGGGCGCAGGGAACGCGTGGGCGCTGCGCGGCGCCAGGGTACGGAACGGGGTTGCGTTGGTGTTGCGCTCTGTCGCTGCTGCTATGCCTACGGTAGTGGTTGATGTTTGGTGGATAGGGCGCCCCAGCTCCCAACTCGCCTCGCCCTGGACCAGTCGTTCGTTCTTTAGCCCGAGCGTTTGCTGCCTGCATTAAGATTTTCGTGGAATTCGAGTTAAATTTCTGCCGGGAAATGTAGAAATGAAAAGGTACTGCATCGCACCATATGGTTgctttatttttatttatttatttgcgaGGCACCCTATGGTTGCCTTGCCTTCGATTTGATTATCAAACTATCAAAAATAGGTTACACGATTTGCAAATGATTTCCTCAACGTTTAACTCATTATTTCAGTTCAGTAACAatccctctgtaaacaaatataagacgttttagatAACTTATTTGTTTACAGAGGGGTATTATTTATATAAACCTATTGGTTTATGGTCCTGATTACAGAAAATCCACCTCACTCCAGCTGACAAACAACTGCATTTTTCTCGTAAAAGTAATAAATGGCTACTGTAAATCACAAAGGAATGTTCCGTGTTCTCGGACATATGGAGGTATTACCATTGGTCACAACACTAGCGTGCCATTCAGCAAAAAAAGTGATCGCAGTAGGAATAAACCTCTAAATTATCATCTGGCGAACATCAAAGCTCATCAGCGAACCCTACGCGACATAAAAatttgcgttgcttctcttctgtGGCAAGAACTCTATTTGGCAGCGCGTATAACAGTCCCAAGCCAATCGTCCGAGCTTGTGTTCACATCCCCCTTCAAGGCTCTCAGGGAGTGCTCAGTGTCAACCTGCATCACAAAACAACTTTTTAACAAAAACTGTACTGTCGCATTATGAATTTAGTTATCGTTTTAGTCACGTTTTACGGTATGAGCAGAGGAAATATTCACACCTTTGTGATGTACACATCAACTCCAAGCCTAGCTATCGCGGCAGCTTCCAGTATTTTGGTCTCCATTCCTCCAGTGGTGTCGTGTGCGGCTACTGATATCTCCACTGCAGTGAATCGCTGGATATCTTAGGCTTATACAAGCGATACTAGTTTACAAGCAGTACATCTGGATCATGAAATTAGTCTGTTCTCAGTCCAATAAACCATAATTTTGATGACAGCGACTCATGTTACAGATAATTGCTCCTCAAAGCATTTCCCCCCCTTCAAACGATACATAAGAACAAAGAATGCATTTGGTGATAATAAGGTTGTCACTTGGGAAATCATCACTGACTACTTGAATCAAGCATTTTTTTGTTTTACAATTATCAACTTGAAATTGCTATGTTCAACCTCTGCAGGCTGTAGCGGCATGCCTTCATCAGTATATACTACACAACTATGCAGACATCAACCACTCAACCATCATGGTACACATGGAAGGGAGACATGATGATACCTTCTTTTCTGTTGCCTTGTAATGCAGGTTTTACAATCGACCAGCctccgttgtcatctacctctgTTAAGCAGCACATGTCAGTAAACTGGAATTGCATGTTTTTtcctgcatttccctacaataATTGATGTATATCAACCAAGAAGATTACACATGCAGACAAAGTTGATCTACAACGGGTGGATACTAACCTATCTCTTTGAGAAGTACTGCATTTGGGTCAGTTGGAGGACGGTCATATACTCCATGAACATCTGTCTAAATATCAATTGTCAGAGTAAAGAAAAACTTGGCAAAACAATGAAACATATGAAGCATGGTGCATACAAATGAAATAAGATGAAGCCCATCTTATAACAACAAAATTGAATTATAAGAAAGACAGTACAGCTAAGTCAGCAAGTTGCCATACTGTTACAATAAATGATCAAGTCATGGTAAGGAGACAAGGTAACAGTACCAGAAACACGACATATTTTGGAGTCAAAAGCTGTGCAAGGTGGCGTATAATGACATCCCCACTCAATATGGTGCAGTCCTGGTCATTTAATCCTAACATCAGTCTCAGTACAAGTGAATAAATAGTGTGTCCCAACCTGTATGTGAATCTAAACAAGAATGTGGGCATAATCCAATTTAAAACTCACCAGCGATTCATCAAGAACAGCATCTCCGTGCAAAACCTGCGAGGAAACAGACCATTATTCTACACAGAAAACCATAGCTGCAAGTT
The Aegilops tauschii subsp. strangulata cultivar AL8/78 chromosome 3, Aet v6.0, whole genome shotgun sequence genome window above contains:
- the LOC109753730 gene encoding clp protease adapter protein ClpF, chloroplastic, yielding MQGISVCDSVAAPHGTNCRSACVARNDLRFCYKINPASRGAYAWRWCAEKLHMGTNRGKINTTVRTNARWFFGGDARNSNSNNNAAARLERSESANEDILIFYFQLDVQTRIQYALNIEQFDAAKQLREKLAEIETEVTRQREAKRGSSKNEAQDKSLNLLRARADLQNAIESENYALAAELRDTISKLEGDSLALSAKALAYQSVKYEFRLGQKVRHKVHGYRAVICGMDPVCCESKSWMETANVEKLSKGPNQPFYQVLVDVYADPELLVAYVAEENLSEAEESEKGRFEHPYTEFLFYGEDTARDFIPVKQLREKYDQPRYEASGDENDDDGTTNS